Proteins found in one Pseudomonas sp. P8_241 genomic segment:
- a CDS encoding helix-turn-helix transcriptional regulator — translation MTDAVMHQLDAGLFDQHAVTQRLGVSVRTLQRRLAADGTSFKTLLREARRQKATRYFSEGRHSIKEVAYLLGFQDLSNFARTCRDWFGVPATQLLNPDNHS, via the coding sequence ATGACTGACGCCGTAATGCATCAGCTCGATGCCGGTCTTTTCGATCAGCACGCGGTGACGCAGCGCCTGGGCGTCAGCGTGCGCACGTTGCAGCGTCGGCTGGCCGCCGATGGCACCAGCTTCAAGACGCTATTGCGCGAGGCGCGTCGACAAAAGGCCACACGCTACTTCAGCGAAGGGCGCCATAGCATCAAGGAAGTGGCCTACCTGCTCGGATTCCAGGACCTGAGCAACTTCGCCCGCACCTGTCGCGACTGGTTCGGTGTGCCTGCGACCCAACTGCTTAACCCTGACAATCATTCATGA
- a CDS encoding long-chain-fatty-acid--CoA ligase — MYMTQGLHRHMQQRPDATAIRYQGGGVTFAQLGNRVARLAGALKSLGVASDERVAMLSLNSQRFIEYYLAVPWADAVLNPVNIRWSAAEIVYSLDDSQTSVLIVDDTFLALAEKIVSTAKTLRLMIYAGDGETPAGMLNYESLIANHAPVEDARRGGDSLLGLFYTGGTTGFPKGVMLSHNNIGFSALAVLGQALFGPHTVYLHAMPMFHLADLAAMVALFISGGTHVVLPAFKPREALELISGEQASDTLLAPTMIQMLLDAREADPAVAALDLSPLREITYGASVISPALLDRARRAFSAADFQQGYGMTEMSPSISLLAPEHHSEAHQRSGKMYSAGLPINCVEVRIVDSEDREVPRGTVGEVVARGPNVMLGYWNKPEATAETLRGGWMHTGDGGYMDEDGFIYICDRLKDMIVSGGENIFTAEVESAIASHPAVAQCAVIGIPCDKWGESVHAVIVCRAESCISEHEIISHCRERIASYKVPRSVELRDTLPLSSVGKVLKTELRKPFWENRSRHIA, encoded by the coding sequence ATGTACATGACTCAAGGGCTGCATCGCCATATGCAGCAGCGCCCCGATGCCACGGCCATTCGCTACCAAGGCGGCGGTGTGACGTTTGCCCAACTGGGCAATCGGGTAGCCCGACTCGCGGGCGCACTCAAGTCATTGGGTGTGGCCAGCGACGAGCGCGTGGCGATGCTTTCGCTGAACTCGCAACGCTTTATCGAGTATTACCTGGCGGTGCCTTGGGCCGACGCCGTGCTCAATCCGGTGAACATTCGCTGGAGCGCGGCGGAGATAGTTTACTCGCTGGACGATTCGCAAACGTCGGTACTGATCGTCGACGACACCTTCCTGGCGCTGGCTGAAAAAATCGTCAGCACGGCGAAAACCCTGCGCCTGATGATTTATGCCGGTGACGGTGAAACGCCCGCCGGCATGCTCAATTACGAGTCCTTGATCGCCAATCATGCGCCGGTGGAAGATGCCCGGCGTGGCGGCGATTCACTGTTGGGGCTGTTCTACACCGGAGGCACCACGGGCTTTCCCAAGGGGGTGATGCTCAGCCACAACAACATCGGTTTTTCTGCCTTGGCCGTCCTCGGTCAGGCGCTTTTTGGCCCGCACACCGTGTATCTGCATGCCATGCCGATGTTCCACCTGGCTGACCTGGCGGCAATGGTTGCGCTGTTCATCAGTGGCGGCACCCATGTGGTGTTACCGGCGTTCAAGCCCCGGGAGGCATTGGAATTGATCAGCGGGGAGCAAGCCAGCGACACCTTGCTGGCACCGACCATGATCCAGATGTTGCTGGATGCACGGGAGGCGGACCCGGCCGTCGCCGCGCTTGACTTGAGTCCACTGCGGGAAATCACCTATGGCGCTTCGGTGATTTCACCGGCGTTGCTCGATCGTGCCCGCCGGGCCTTCTCGGCAGCAGATTTCCAGCAAGGCTACGGCATGACCGAAATGTCCCCGAGCATCAGTCTGCTTGCGCCCGAGCATCACAGCGAAGCCCACCAGCGCAGCGGCAAGATGTATTCGGCAGGGCTGCCAATCAATTGCGTCGAGGTGCGCATCGTCGACAGTGAAGACCGCGAGGTGCCGCGAGGCACGGTGGGTGAGGTGGTGGCACGAGGCCCGAACGTCATGCTCGGGTACTGGAACAAACCCGAAGCGACCGCCGAAACGCTACGTGGTGGCTGGATGCACACCGGCGACGGTGGCTACATGGATGAGGACGGGTTCATCTACATCTGCGACCGCCTCAAGGACATGATCGTCAGTGGCGGCGAGAACATCTTCACTGCCGAGGTCGAGAGCGCCATCGCCAGTCATCCGGCGGTCGCGCAGTGCGCCGTGATCGGGATTCCCTGTGACAAGTGGGGTGAGTCGGTGCATGCCGTCATCGTCTGCCGGGCAGAGTCGTGCATCAGCGAGCACGAAATCATCTCGCATTGTCGCGAGCGCATCGCGAGCTACAAAGTCCCTCGCAGTGTGGAGCTGCGCGACACCTTGCCATTGTCCAGCGTCGGTAAAGTGCTGAAGACCGAACTGCGCAAACCCTTCTGGGAAAACCGCTCGCGTCATATCGCCTGA
- a CDS encoding DUF1254 domain-containing protein, translated as MKFTRRDFLPLLTGAVIAPTLTFGGFIPKPAQANPATAPLTPKEARAIAREVFLWGMHPVALYHLRYIHAQNPKSPRFVGLNRFKWSRQPAKALPRFATTPNATTLYGLAMLDLSQEPVVLTMSKADERYWSVQMADNYSRWWHMIGSQFNAPGPVRRLFVGPNWSGTLPAEFVGEEVVQSPSDFAVALGRLALTDDTPEELKAINAFMDRITLMPLSQWLATGKKDVRAEDVVPGKAEYPTYSGMENVREPSRLRGTEFLQWVSLILNDPSFTKQADGHKELQAFARFERLGLKAGQSFDPTSLSPALQTAVAEGIEDGVTALKAQLTKGTGKPMNGWSLATDIGYHDTDWMRRALAGYIAVLGPVPVRSHTAARMYNDAAGQPLNGKNRYTITFDLKDMPPVTEFWELPLYDQEGFFVDNPIDRYSLNSYMLQRGKLHTVDGKLVIYVQADEPGDPDQRRNWLPAPRDAFQFTARFYGPRGPLIDGSYAMPGIVKVG; from the coding sequence ATGAAATTCACCCGTAGAGACTTCTTGCCCCTGCTGACCGGTGCGGTGATCGCCCCGACCTTGACCTTCGGCGGGTTCATACCCAAGCCCGCTCAAGCCAACCCGGCCACCGCCCCCCTGACACCCAAAGAGGCCCGTGCCATTGCCCGGGAAGTGTTCCTCTGGGGCATGCACCCGGTGGCGCTTTATCACCTGCGCTACATCCACGCGCAAAATCCGAAAAGCCCGCGTTTCGTGGGCCTGAACCGCTTCAAATGGTCACGCCAGCCCGCCAAGGCCCTGCCGCGTTTTGCGACCACACCCAATGCCACGACGCTGTACGGTCTGGCGATGCTAGACCTCAGCCAGGAACCCGTCGTGTTGACAATGTCCAAGGCCGACGAGCGCTATTGGAGCGTGCAAATGGCTGACAACTATTCGCGCTGGTGGCACATGATCGGCAGTCAGTTCAATGCGCCTGGCCCGGTGCGCCGCCTGTTCGTCGGGCCGAACTGGAGCGGCACTCTCCCCGCCGAATTCGTTGGTGAAGAGGTCGTGCAGTCGCCCTCCGATTTCGCCGTGGCCCTCGGCCGCCTCGCCCTGACGGACGACACCCCGGAAGAACTCAAGGCGATCAATGCCTTCATGGACCGCATCACGTTGATGCCGCTGAGCCAGTGGCTGGCCACAGGCAAAAAAGATGTGCGTGCCGAAGACGTGGTGCCGGGCAAGGCCGAATATCCGACGTATAGCGGCATGGAAAATGTGCGCGAGCCGAGTCGCCTGCGGGGCACGGAGTTTCTGCAATGGGTCAGCCTGATCCTCAACGATCCGAGCTTCACCAAGCAGGCCGACGGGCATAAGGAACTGCAAGCGTTCGCTCGCTTTGAACGGCTTGGTCTCAAGGCCGGGCAATCTTTCGATCCGACCAGTCTCTCCCCTGCGTTGCAAACCGCCGTGGCCGAGGGCATCGAGGACGGCGTCACCGCGCTAAAGGCACAATTGACCAAGGGTACGGGCAAACCAATGAATGGCTGGTCGCTGGCCACAGACATCGGTTACCACGATACCGACTGGATGCGCCGCGCACTGGCCGGTTATATCGCCGTGCTTGGCCCGGTGCCCGTTCGCTCACACACCGCCGCGCGCATGTACAACGATGCAGCGGGGCAACCGCTCAATGGGAAGAACCGCTACACCATCACCTTCGACCTCAAAGACATGCCACCGGTGACGGAGTTCTGGGAGTTGCCGCTGTACGACCAGGAAGGGTTTTTCGTCGACAATCCAATCGATCGTTACTCGCTCAACAGCTACATGCTGCAACGCGGCAAGTTGCACACGGTCGACGGCAAATTGGTGATCTACGTCCAGGCTGACGAACCCGGTGACCCCGATCAACGGCGCAACTGGCTGCCCGCCCCACGGGATGCCTTCCAGTTCACCGCACGTTTTTATGGGCCTCGTGGGCCACTGATCGATGGCAGCTATGCGATGCCTGGAATCGTCAAGGTCGGCTGA
- a CDS encoding DUF1254 domain-containing protein: MKFNRRQTLTLLAAASATPLLGISAYKASADAKPADLPLTPEQAREIAREAFLWGMHPVAIYHFRYNLVQNEQNPRYVGLNRLRLARAPYSAKQRGATTPNATTLYGNAMLDLSAEPVVVTIPAVDQRYWSLQMADNYSRWWHMIGSQFNAPGPVRRLFVGPNWRGKLPADFVGEEIVQSDSDFAVALLRIALTDDTAQELKTINAIMDRVTLMPLSQWIAAGKKEIRAEDVPLMRASYPTFPGMENMREPGRLKGTDFLRWVSLILNDPSFTKQADGHKEIAAFARFERLGLKAGQTFEPGSLSAPVLAAIEAGIEDGRKAVQAQIAKGLGADMNGWSLSTNLGYQDSDWLMRAVYGYVAILGPIPSRSHTAGFALSDSRGQPLHGEHRYTLTFDLADMPPVTEFWELPLYDREGYFVDNPINRYSLNSYMLQRGKLHTAGGKLVIYVQHEAPTDPDQRRNWLPAPKEGFQFAARFYGPRGPLIDASYAMPGAVRVS; the protein is encoded by the coding sequence ATGAAGTTCAATCGACGCCAAACCCTTACCCTGCTGGCCGCCGCCAGCGCCACGCCCCTGCTTGGCATCAGTGCCTACAAGGCCAGTGCCGATGCCAAGCCAGCCGATCTGCCGCTAACACCCGAACAGGCCCGCGAGATTGCCCGGGAAGCGTTTCTCTGGGGCATGCACCCGGTGGCGATTTATCACTTTCGCTACAACCTCGTGCAGAACGAACAGAACCCCCGCTATGTTGGCCTCAACCGCCTACGGCTGGCACGTGCGCCCTACTCTGCCAAGCAACGCGGGGCCACGACGCCGAACGCCACCACGCTTTATGGCAACGCCATGCTCGACCTGAGTGCGGAACCGGTGGTGGTCACGATCCCGGCAGTCGACCAGCGTTACTGGAGCCTGCAGATGGCCGACAACTATTCGCGCTGGTGGCACATGATCGGCAGCCAGTTCAATGCGCCCGGCCCGGTGCGCCGTTTGTTCGTCGGTCCGAACTGGAGAGGAAAGTTACCCGCCGACTTTGTCGGCGAAGAAATCGTGCAATCGGATTCGGACTTTGCCGTAGCGTTGTTGCGCATCGCCCTGACCGACGACACCGCGCAAGAGCTTAAGACCATCAACGCAATCATGGACCGCGTCACACTCATGCCCCTGAGCCAATGGATCGCAGCGGGTAAAAAAGAGATCAGGGCTGAAGACGTGCCGCTGATGCGCGCCAGCTATCCGACGTTCCCGGGCATGGAGAACATGCGCGAGCCAGGTCGCCTCAAGGGTACGGACTTTCTGCGTTGGGTCAGCCTGATCCTCAATGATCCGAGCTTCACCAAGCAAGCGGACGGACACAAGGAAATTGCTGCCTTCGCCCGCTTCGAGCGACTGGGCCTCAAAGCTGGGCAAACCTTCGAACCGGGCAGTCTATCGGCTCCAGTTTTGGCGGCTATCGAAGCGGGGATCGAGGATGGCAGAAAGGCGGTCCAGGCACAGATTGCCAAGGGCCTGGGGGCTGACATGAACGGCTGGTCGCTCTCCACCAATCTGGGTTACCAGGACAGCGACTGGTTGATGCGTGCCGTGTACGGCTACGTCGCAATACTCGGGCCGATTCCTTCGCGCTCGCACACCGCCGGCTTTGCCCTCAGCGATTCCCGGGGCCAGCCGCTGCACGGCGAGCACCGCTACACCCTCACGTTCGATCTGGCCGACATGCCGCCCGTCACCGAATTCTGGGAACTGCCGCTGTACGACCGCGAAGGTTACTTCGTCGACAACCCAATCAACCGCTACTCGCTCAACAGCTACATGCTCCAGCGCGGCAAGTTGCACACCGCAGGGGGCAAACTGGTGATTTATGTGCAGCACGAGGCGCCGACCGACCCTGACCAACGCCGCAACTGGCTGCCGGCACCCAAGGAAGGCTTCCAGTTCGCCGCGCGTTTCTATGGACCCCGCGGACCGCTGATCGACGCCAGCTACGCCATGCCCGGTGCCGTTCGAGTGAGTTGA
- a CDS encoding SDR family NAD(P)-dependent oxidoreductase, with translation MKKLEGKVALVTGSGRGIGRSVALQLASYGAKIVVNDLDAAPAEEVVAEIRNAGGDAVACVGSVTTPDFAERFVKTAVESFGGIDIIINNAGYTWDNVIQKMTDEQWYAIIDCHLTAPFRILRAAQPVISAQAKKEAAEGREVFRKVINISSIAAGGNAGQSNYSAAKAGILGMTKTLAKEWGRMKVCVNAVAFGFIETRLTQALAGDESKTVTIEGREIKVGVQKAMIDGASQVIPLGRPGTPDEAAGSVVMLCLPEANYVSGQTLVCGGGHGTL, from the coding sequence ATGAAAAAGCTTGAAGGCAAAGTAGCCCTGGTGACCGGTTCCGGTCGTGGCATTGGTCGCAGCGTTGCCCTGCAACTGGCAAGTTATGGCGCCAAGATCGTGGTCAATGACCTAGATGCCGCTCCGGCCGAAGAAGTGGTCGCCGAGATTCGCAACGCCGGTGGCGATGCCGTGGCCTGCGTGGGCAGCGTGACCACCCCCGACTTCGCCGAGCGCTTCGTCAAGACTGCCGTTGAAAGCTTCGGTGGCATCGACATCATCATCAACAACGCCGGCTACACCTGGGACAACGTCATCCAGAAAATGACCGATGAGCAGTGGTACGCGATCATCGACTGCCACCTGACCGCGCCGTTTCGCATCTTGCGCGCCGCTCAACCGGTGATCAGCGCCCAGGCCAAGAAAGAGGCTGCCGAAGGCCGCGAAGTGTTCCGCAAGGTCATCAACATTTCCTCCATCGCCGCCGGCGGCAATGCCGGGCAGTCCAACTACTCCGCCGCCAAGGCCGGCATCCTCGGCATGACCAAGACCCTGGCCAAGGAATGGGGGCGCATGAAGGTGTGCGTCAACGCCGTGGCCTTCGGCTTTATCGAAACCCGCCTGACGCAGGCGCTGGCCGGCGATGAAAGCAAGACCGTCACCATTGAAGGCCGCGAGATCAAGGTCGGCGTGCAGAAGGCCATGATCGACGGCGCCAGCCAGGTAATCCCGCTGGGCCGTCCGGGCACCCCGGACGAAGCCGCAGGTTCGGTGGTGATGCTGTGCCTGCCGGAAGCCAACTACGTTTCCGGCCAGACCCTGGTCTGCGGCGGCGGCCACGGCACTCTCTAA
- a CDS encoding acyl-CoA dehydrogenase family protein, protein MLDNYRSPWLDDDVVPFADSVRRFVTQSLLPLEEQWREQHQVDRASWLSAGEMGMILPDVPVQYGGSGGTPAHLAAVINEMTYAGVTGLGLGISHIVGHYILADGTEAQKQEWLPKIASGEVICAVAMTEPGTGSDLQAIRTRAVKQGDQYVINGAKTFITNGQICDMVAVVAKTDQDGGAKGLSIFLVDTRLPGFRRGKTLDKLGWEAQDTAELFFDDCTVSADCLLGGVEGKGFFTLMNQLPYERMQIAINATATMERALALTLDYTKERKVFGQRVLDFQNTRFTLADIKATTLASRAFCDCLIQQWVDGKLDSSQASMGKFWLTERAGEVVDKCLQFFGGYGYMNEYPIGRMWTEIRVTRIYGGANEIQRELVGRSL, encoded by the coding sequence ATGCTGGATAACTACCGTTCGCCCTGGCTGGACGATGACGTTGTACCTTTTGCCGACAGCGTTCGCCGCTTTGTCACCCAATCGCTGCTACCACTGGAAGAGCAATGGCGCGAGCAACATCAGGTTGACCGTGCTTCCTGGCTGAGCGCTGGTGAGATGGGCATGATCCTGCCCGATGTGCCGGTGCAATACGGTGGCTCTGGCGGAACGCCGGCGCATCTGGCAGCCGTGATCAATGAAATGACCTATGCCGGTGTAACCGGGCTGGGGCTGGGTATCAGCCACATCGTCGGTCACTATATTCTGGCCGACGGCACCGAAGCGCAGAAACAGGAGTGGTTGCCGAAAATCGCCTCGGGCGAAGTGATCTGCGCGGTGGCCATGACCGAGCCGGGCACCGGTTCCGACCTGCAAGCCATCCGCACGCGGGCGGTAAAGCAGGGCGACCAATACGTCATCAACGGTGCCAAGACCTTCATCACCAACGGCCAGATCTGCGACATGGTGGCGGTCGTGGCCAAGACCGACCAGGACGGCGGTGCCAAGGGCCTGTCGATCTTCCTGGTGGATACGCGTTTGCCGGGTTTCCGTCGGGGCAAGACCCTGGACAAGCTCGGGTGGGAGGCCCAGGACACCGCGGAACTGTTCTTCGACGACTGTACGGTATCGGCCGACTGCCTGCTCGGCGGTGTCGAAGGTAAAGGGTTCTTCACCCTGATGAACCAACTGCCTTATGAGCGCATGCAGATCGCCATCAACGCCACCGCCACCATGGAGCGTGCCCTGGCGCTGACGCTCGATTACACCAAGGAACGCAAGGTGTTTGGCCAGCGCGTCCTGGATTTCCAGAACACTCGCTTCACCCTGGCAGACATCAAGGCCACCACCCTCGCGTCGCGGGCCTTCTGTGACTGCCTGATCCAGCAATGGGTGGACGGCAAGCTCGACTCCAGCCAGGCCTCGATGGGCAAATTCTGGCTGACCGAAAGGGCAGGTGAAGTGGTCGATAAATGCCTGCAGTTCTTCGGCGGCTACGGCTACATGAACGAGTACCCGATCGGCCGCATGTGGACAGAAATACGCGTCACACGCATCTACGGTGGTGCCAACGAAATTCAGCGCGAGCTGGTGGGCCGCTCGCTCTGA
- a CDS encoding enoyl-CoA hydratase, whose translation MSQPLVLEYKTIAYEKPAQHIARISLDRVDKRNAQDTHLLYELNAAMDCANRDDEVKVIILAAKGEHFSAGHDVSEVDPTDAMAQWDTIGTFCGYGCATSTVESQMTREKEIYIGFSERWRNIAKPTIAQVQGKCIAGGLMLVWPCDLIVASEDASFMDNTVAMGVCGIEFFAHPWEMGLRQAKEFLFTSGWVNAQDAWRMGMVNHVVAPEKLADFTLALATNIAQKPSFALKLAKEALNAAQDAQGRVSAMQTAFALHQVTHAHNTQRFGMLLDPTGMPRMTAGAVKKPVAAESETSVK comes from the coding sequence ATGAGCCAGCCACTTGTTCTTGAATACAAGACCATCGCCTACGAAAAACCGGCGCAGCACATCGCCCGCATCAGCCTCGACCGCGTCGACAAGCGCAACGCCCAGGACACCCATCTGTTATACGAGCTCAATGCCGCGATGGATTGCGCCAACCGCGATGACGAAGTCAAGGTCATCATCCTCGCGGCCAAGGGTGAGCATTTCTCTGCCGGCCACGACGTGAGCGAGGTGGACCCCACCGACGCCATGGCCCAGTGGGACACGATCGGCACCTTCTGCGGATACGGTTGCGCCACATCAACCGTCGAGTCGCAGATGACCCGGGAAAAGGAAATCTACATTGGCTTTTCCGAGCGCTGGCGCAACATTGCCAAGCCGACCATCGCCCAGGTCCAGGGCAAGTGCATTGCCGGCGGCCTGATGCTGGTCTGGCCATGTGACCTGATCGTGGCCAGTGAAGACGCCTCGTTCATGGACAACACCGTGGCGATGGGCGTGTGCGGCATCGAATTCTTCGCCCACCCGTGGGAAATGGGCCTGCGCCAGGCCAAGGAATTTCTTTTCACCTCCGGTTGGGTGAATGCCCAGGACGCCTGGCGCATGGGCATGGTCAACCATGTCGTGGCCCCGGAGAAACTGGCTGATTTCACCCTCGCCCTGGCCACCAACATCGCCCAGAAACCATCGTTTGCACTCAAGCTGGCCAAGGAAGCGCTCAACGCCGCCCAGGACGCACAAGGCCGGGTCAGCGCCATGCAGACCGCCTTCGCCCTGCATCAGGTCACCCACGCCCACAACACCCAGCGCTTCGGCATGTTGCTGGATCCGACCGGCATGCCTCGCATGACGGCTGGCGCAGTCAAGAAGCCCGTGGCAGCCGAAAGCGAAACGTCGGTGAAGTGA
- a CDS encoding acyl-CoA dehydrogenase family protein has product MDIQFTPAEQAFREEVRAFLRHTVPADIAARGRHGKHFNKEDQVAWMRLLNERGWLAAGWPVEFGGTGWGVVEKHIFEEECAAFGAPGIVPFGVNMVAPVIIKFGTPEQQARFLPRILSCEDWWCQGYSEPGAGSDLAALKTRAVRDGDHYVVNGQKTWTTTAHYADWMFCLVRTDPDAQQQRGISFLLIDMKTPGITVRPIITLDGEHEVNEVFLDDVRVPVQNLVGEENKGWTCAKYLLTHERTSIVGIGQAKQMLSRLKQIASQEQRDGLPLIDDDQLRLQIADLEIQLRAIEMSNLRTLASARDGGVPGAESSFLKIKGSEIRQAITYLMSKTLGPYAMPFVEEELGYGDQPDLYRDYSTAPFSQYLDMRKTSVYGGSNEIQKNIIAKMILEL; this is encoded by the coding sequence GTGGATATCCAGTTCACCCCTGCCGAACAGGCCTTCCGCGAGGAAGTTCGCGCGTTTTTGCGTCACACAGTGCCGGCCGATATTGCTGCACGCGGACGCCATGGCAAGCATTTCAATAAAGAGGACCAAGTGGCCTGGATGCGCCTGCTCAATGAGCGGGGATGGCTGGCCGCCGGATGGCCCGTGGAGTTTGGTGGCACCGGGTGGGGGGTGGTCGAGAAGCATATTTTCGAGGAAGAGTGCGCCGCGTTCGGTGCACCGGGCATCGTGCCATTCGGTGTCAACATGGTCGCTCCGGTGATCATCAAGTTTGGTACACCCGAGCAGCAGGCGCGTTTCCTGCCGCGCATTCTCAGTTGCGAAGACTGGTGGTGCCAGGGCTATTCCGAGCCGGGGGCCGGTTCTGACCTTGCCGCCTTGAAGACACGTGCTGTTCGCGATGGCGATCACTACGTGGTCAATGGCCAGAAAACCTGGACCACCACGGCCCATTACGCTGACTGGATGTTTTGCCTGGTCCGTACCGACCCCGACGCACAACAGCAACGCGGTATCAGCTTCTTGCTGATCGATATGAAAACCCCGGGCATCACCGTTCGGCCGATCATCACCCTCGACGGTGAACACGAAGTCAATGAAGTGTTCCTCGACGACGTGCGGGTGCCGGTGCAGAACCTGGTCGGTGAAGAAAACAAGGGCTGGACCTGCGCCAAGTATCTGTTGACCCACGAGCGCACCAGCATTGTCGGCATCGGCCAAGCCAAACAGATGCTTTCGCGGCTCAAGCAGATCGCAAGCCAGGAGCAGCGAGACGGTTTGCCCTTGATCGATGACGATCAATTGCGCCTGCAAATCGCCGATCTGGAGATCCAGCTGAGAGCAATCGAGATGAGCAACTTGCGCACCCTTGCGTCCGCCCGTGACGGTGGGGTTCCCGGTGCCGAGAGTTCGTTCCTGAAGATCAAGGGCTCGGAGATTCGCCAGGCCATCACCTACCTGATGAGCAAGACGCTGGGCCCGTATGCCATGCCTTTTGTCGAAGAAGAACTCGGTTACGGCGACCAACCGGACCTGTACCGCGACTACAGCACCGCACCATTCAGCCAGTACCTGGACATGCGCAAGACCTCGGTCTACGGCGGTTCCAACGAAATCCAGAAGAACATCATCGCCAAGATGATTCTTGAGTTGTAA
- a CDS encoding long-chain fatty acid--CoA ligase — protein sequence MYITQGLHRHIQQKPNAIAVRDRGQALTFVQLGERVARLAAALQRLGVKPGDRVAMLAQNSVRYIEYFLAVPWANAVLNPVNSRWSLSEILYSLDDSETSVLIVDDAFMEQGKQIAVQAMTVEHVIHVGIDETPPLMLDYETLIAENPPVEDARRRGNALLGIFYTGGTTGFPKGVMLSHNNVASSSMATVAMGSYGADAVFLHVMPMFHLADIWAMTGLFISGGSHVVLPAFDPAMVLRTISEERVNQLLLAPTMIQMLLDWRDNHPQSAALDLGSLTTLYYGASTITPALLDRACKAFPRAQFFQGYGMTELSPMASTLSGEFHSVEHQASGKMYSAGQASVCTEVRIVDENDSEVPRGCVGEVIVRGPNVMLGYWKKPQATEAALKNGWMHTGDGGYMDADGFIHICDRLKDMIISGGENIYSAEVETAIASHQAVAQCAVIGIPSEKWGEAVHAVIVLKPDADTGFDDILVHCRERIAGYKCPRSVEFRSELPLSGVGKVLKTELRKPFWGTQP from the coding sequence ATGTACATCACTCAAGGGCTGCATCGGCATATCCAGCAGAAACCCAACGCGATAGCCGTGCGTGACCGAGGTCAGGCACTGACCTTCGTGCAACTCGGCGAGCGGGTCGCAAGACTGGCCGCGGCGCTGCAACGACTCGGGGTCAAACCCGGGGACCGGGTGGCAATGCTGGCGCAAAACTCGGTGCGCTACATCGAATATTTCCTGGCCGTACCTTGGGCGAACGCGGTGCTCAATCCGGTCAATAGCCGTTGGAGCCTCAGTGAAATTCTGTATTCACTGGACGACTCTGAAACCTCGGTGTTGATCGTTGATGACGCGTTCATGGAGCAGGGTAAACAGATCGCGGTTCAAGCGATGACGGTCGAACACGTCATTCATGTCGGTATCGACGAAACACCGCCCCTCATGCTCGATTACGAAACGCTGATCGCTGAAAATCCACCGGTGGAGGATGCGCGTCGGCGTGGTAATGCGTTGCTGGGGATTTTTTATACCGGCGGAACCACCGGATTCCCCAAAGGCGTCATGCTCAGCCACAACAACGTGGCCAGCTCCTCGATGGCTACCGTGGCGATGGGTTCCTATGGCGCCGACGCGGTGTTTTTGCATGTGATGCCGATGTTTCACCTGGCCGATATCTGGGCCATGACCGGGCTGTTCATCAGCGGTGGCAGTCATGTGGTATTGCCGGCGTTCGATCCGGCCATGGTGTTGCGGACCATCTCCGAAGAGCGGGTCAATCAGTTACTGCTAGCGCCGACCATGATCCAGATGCTGCTGGACTGGCGCGACAATCATCCGCAATCTGCCGCGCTGGACCTGGGCTCGTTGACCACCTTGTATTACGGCGCGTCGACCATCACCCCCGCATTGCTGGACCGGGCGTGCAAGGCTTTCCCTCGGGCGCAGTTTTTCCAGGGGTATGGCATGACCGAGCTGTCACCGATGGCCAGCACCTTGAGTGGCGAATTTCACAGCGTCGAACACCAGGCCAGCGGCAAGATGTATTCCGCCGGACAGGCATCGGTCTGCACCGAGGTGCGCATCGTCGATGAAAACGATAGTGAAGTGCCCCGTGGCTGCGTCGGCGAGGTGATCGTGCGCGGGCCCAATGTAATGCTCGGTTATTGGAAAAAGCCGCAAGCCACCGAGGCCGCCCTGAAAAACGGCTGGATGCACACCGGTGATGGCGGCTACATGGACGCCGATGGCTTTATCCATATTTGCGACCGGCTCAAGGACATGATCATCAGCGGTGGCGAAAACATCTACAGCGCCGAAGTCGAGACAGCCATCGCCAGCCATCAGGCAGTGGCGCAGTGCGCGGTGATCGGCATTCCCAGCGAAAAATGGGGAGAGGCCGTGCATGCCGTCATCGTCCTCAAACCTGATGCCGATACAGGCTTCGATGACATTCTCGTCCACTGCCGTGAACGCATCGCCGGCTATAAATGCCCGCGCAGCGTCGAGTTTCGCTCCGAGCTACCGCTATCCGGTGTCGGTAAAGTGTTGAAGACTGAATTGCGCAAACCTTTCTGGGGTACTCAACCTTGA